Proteins from a genomic interval of Methanofollis formosanus:
- a CDS encoding ADP-ribosylglycohydrolase family protein — protein MDFTRAAGCLVGLAVGDALGAPLEGLPPPENRVTRMLGGGIHDIRSGEFTDDTLQAIGLAESLISCRGFSPEDFMERLIRAFEEAPEFYGPTSGTVFTLVGEGCAPEEAAAVAHLRNRGSRTNGSVMRAPPLGVYYPPRAVREVSLACSALTHYDPVAGECSAFVNQMVSEMCRGVPKVRAFTHALDRCRDPEVAERLGEFHRWPLEPSLDAVLATHAAVAVFMGSDGFEKTVVRAVNLGGDADTVGAIAGALAGACYGFPFIPHRWLVGLRHTGELLALSRRLCAAARG, from the coding sequence TTGGACTTCACGAGAGCGGCCGGGTGCCTCGTAGGACTTGCTGTAGGCGACGCGTTGGGTGCGCCCCTCGAAGGGCTGCCTCCGCCGGAAAACCGTGTTACCAGGATGCTTGGCGGCGGGATTCACGATATTCGGAGTGGCGAGTTCACCGACGACACGCTCCAGGCCATCGGACTTGCCGAATCGCTCATATCGTGCCGCGGATTCTCGCCCGAGGACTTCATGGAGAGGCTGATCAGGGCCTTCGAGGAGGCTCCCGAATTTTACGGGCCCACCTCCGGGACGGTCTTCACCCTGGTCGGGGAGGGGTGCGCTCCCGAAGAGGCTGCGGCCGTCGCACACCTCCGGAACAGAGGGAGCAGGACAAACGGCAGTGTGATGCGTGCCCCGCCCCTCGGCGTCTATTATCCGCCGCGCGCGGTGCGTGAGGTGAGCCTTGCGTGCTCTGCGCTCACCCACTATGACCCGGTCGCCGGCGAGTGTTCGGCCTTCGTGAACCAGATGGTCTCTGAGATGTGCCGGGGCGTCCCGAAGGTGCGGGCCTTCACCCACGCCCTCGACCGGTGCCGGGACCCCGAGGTCGCCGAACGCCTGGGTGAGTTCCACCGGTGGCCGCTCGAACCGTCGCTCGATGCCGTCCTCGCCACCCACGCCGCCGTGGCCGTCTTCATGGGCTCGGACGGGTTTGAAAAGACGGTGGTGCGGGCGGTGAACCTGGGGGGCGACGCCGACACCGTGGGGGCGATCGCCGGGGCGCTTGCCGGGGCCTGCTATGGTTTCCCGTTCATCCCGCACCGGTGGCTCGTTGGGCTCCGTCACACCGGCGAACTCCTCGCCCTCTCGAGGAGGCTCTGCGCTGCGGCCAGAGGATGA